AGCGCTACTTTTGGAACTGTTACATGATCCAGACAATAAGTAGTTCCACATGCATCACACATAAAATGAACATGATCATCGTGATGATGTCCGGCAGAACATTCATCCTTACATAAAGCATAGCGCACAGAATTATCCGCAGTGGGTATGGTATGAATGATCCCCTTTTCTACAAAGGTTTGTAAGGTTCGGTAAATTGTTACCCGATCGAATTCAGTACCACTCTTACTTTCAATATCTGCATGAGCCAACGCACCATTTGCATCCAGAAAATGATGCAGGATCTTCTTCCTGCTTTCCGTAACACTTAAGTGGTTTTTTTTCAACAGATCTACAATACGCTCCTGCATGATCTTATGATTTACTGTGGATTGTTTGTAAAAATACCGTTCACAAAATTACCGGTCGCTTTCTCCTTCAATAAAATACCAATATCCTTTTTGAGCTTTTCCAATTCATCCGCTTTCAGGCCATCATAGATCTGTGCACGAACTTTACCTGATTTATCAACCAATGCAAAAAATTGCGTGTGAATGAATTGATCTTCGATCTTCTCAAAATTATTCTTAGGATCATCTAATAAATAGGAGTTTCTGGCCATTTGATATAGGCTGTCTTTTCTTCCTGTCAGTAGCACCCATTTCTTAGTGTTGATTTGCATCGAGTCTGCGTAGAATTTCAACCTTGGAACAGAATCCGTTTCAGGATCACAGGTATGCGCTACGATCATAAAGTCTGGATTATCCTTATACGCTTCATAGATCCCTTTCATACCCACATGCATTTTTGGACATATCCCTTTGCAGGTAGTAAAGAAATATTCTACCACCGATACTTTGCCCAACATGTCTTTCTCAGTAAAGGGTACCCCATCCTGATTGCGGAACATAAAAGGCTTCACATAACTTAACTGCGGTAATTTCACCTTCCAGTTATCAGTTCCTCGAAACAGGAAATAATAAAAGGCGGCGACCAAAACCGCAAAAAACAACAGATAACCTATTAACTTCTTACTCATAATCAATACTAAAGGACAAAGTTACACCCCATTCTGTTCAATCGGGGTGCTCTAAAAAATATTGAAATTAATTTTGCAACATTGTTGCATAGTCGTATTTTTGTCGCCTCATGAATTTTAAGATCAATTGGGATGCTTTTGGAATTGCCACATCGGTAGCCTGTGCTATACATTGTGCATTATTGCCTTTGTTCATCAGCAGCCTCCCGCTTTTTGGTTATAATATCATTGATAACAACTGGTTTGAATATGCAATGATCGCTCTAGCGTTTGGGGTGGGCACTTATTCTTTATATCATGGTAGAAAGAAACACCACCACAGCTGGATTCCAATGATCTTTTTCACAGTAGGAATACTTCTCTTGCTCAGCAAAGTGATCTGGCATAAATGGGAGCTATGGTTATTAATTCCCTCCGTTGCCTGCATCATTACCGCACACTATCTCAATTATCGCATGTGTAGGGTTCACAATCATGCGCATAGTGATGACTGTAATCACTGATTTTTTTTCTTCGAAGACTTTTTATTTTTTGTTTCACAGTCTTCACATACAATCACAATATTCTCTGCGAAACGCGGACTCACACTGGATTTCCGACCATTCACCTCGATCTCGATCAACTCATCATAGGTTTGTCTGGCCAATACTTTGATATGATTGTGCATACTCAACCCTACTTTATCGACATACTGCAAAAAAGCAGCGGAATTATCTTTCACACCAATCATCTTACAGTTATGCCCCACCTCTTCTTCATTCAATGTTTTCTTCACCGGCATTTTCATTTCGCCGGCAGCAGTTGGAATGATGTCACCATGTGGATCAAAACTTGGGTAGTTTAAAAGTTTATCCAACCGATCGATCAGCTTTTGACTTTGAATATGTTCTAACTGCTCTGCTACTTCATGAACTTCATCCCATGTAAACCCTAGCTTTTCATACAAAAAAGTCTCCCATAAACGATGTTTCCGCACTACTTCGATAGCCAATTTTCGTCCCTGTGCTGTAAGAGATGACTTCCCATATTTTTCATAATTGATCAGCTTTTTCTCCTTCAGTTTTTTCAACATATCATTTGCAGTAGCAGGTTTTACACCCAAATGTGCCGCCAACTCA
Above is a genomic segment from Sediminibacterium sp. KACHI17 containing:
- a CDS encoding transcriptional repressor, which codes for MQERIVDLLKKNHLSVTESRKKILHHFLDANGALAHADIESKSGTEFDRVTIYRTLQTFVEKGIIHTIPTADNSVRYALCKDECSAGHHHDDHVHFMCDACGTTYCLDHVTVPKVALPDGFKAVQKDLVVSGLCNKCSK
- a CDS encoding SCO family protein, with the protein product MSKKLIGYLLFFAVLVAAFYYFLFRGTDNWKVKLPQLSYVKPFMFRNQDGVPFTEKDMLGKVSVVEYFFTTCKGICPKMHVGMKGIYEAYKDNPDFMIVAHTCDPETDSVPRLKFYADSMQINTKKWVLLTGRKDSLYQMARNSYLLDDPKNNFEKIEDQFIHTQFFALVDKSGKVRAQIYDGLKADELEKLKKDIGILLKEKATGNFVNGIFTNNPQ
- a CDS encoding MerC domain-containing protein — encoded protein: MNFKINWDAFGIATSVACAIHCALLPLFISSLPLFGYNIIDNNWFEYAMIALAFGVGTYSLYHGRKKHHHSWIPMIFFTVGILLLLSKVIWHKWELWLLIPSVACIITAHYLNYRMCRVHNHAHSDDCNH
- a CDS encoding metal-dependent transcriptional regulator; its protein translation is MLSTTEENYLKALLQLTLEQSPKTEAGTNELAAHLGVKPATANDMLKKLKEKKLINYEKYGKSSLTAQGRKLAIEVVRKHRLWETFLYEKLGFTWDEVHEVAEQLEHIQSQKLIDRLDKLLNYPSFDPHGDIIPTAAGEMKMPVKKTLNEEEVGHNCKMIGVKDNSAAFLQYVDKVGLSMHNHIKVLARQTYDELIEIEVNGRKSSVSPRFAENIVIVCEDCETKNKKSSKKKNQ